One region of Rhodocaloribacter litoris genomic DNA includes:
- a CDS encoding fibronectin type III domain-containing protein, protein MPEQTKRTVPWSPVLLAPREAAVVDGRAVTFRWKPVEGATRYRLEVATDPGFTNLVYETEVGTATEVTVKDRFEADDRLYYWRVLTRNEAGWSEGESVESFTAGTPEQAARHLFAPDLAERAGPLGGLVTLKDTEAFAAAVEAGVEPEDVDAGILLKAILVLAVLVALAVVIVFQWTNLVYQETLAEATTLSGYPALREYEAAAAAKLTQYEVIDAGAGVYRIPIDRAMELVVREARGRQLAYTPELMLLPQP, encoded by the coding sequence ATGCCAGAACAGACCAAGCGAACGGTACCCTGGTCGCCGGTGTTGCTCGCGCCACGCGAGGCGGCCGTCGTCGACGGCCGGGCGGTGACGTTCCGGTGGAAGCCCGTCGAGGGCGCTACGCGCTATCGCCTGGAAGTCGCCACCGACCCCGGCTTCACGAACCTCGTCTATGAGACCGAGGTGGGAACGGCCACCGAGGTGACGGTCAAGGACCGGTTCGAGGCCGACGACCGGCTCTATTACTGGCGTGTGCTGACCCGGAATGAAGCCGGCTGGAGCGAGGGGGAGTCCGTCGAGAGTTTCACTGCCGGCACACCCGAACAGGCGGCCCGGCATCTCTTCGCACCGGACCTGGCCGAACGCGCCGGCCCCCTGGGCGGGCTCGTGACGCTGAAGGATACGGAGGCGTTTGCCGCCGCCGTCGAGGCCGGGGTGGAGCCCGAGGACGTGGATGCCGGCATCCTGCTGAAGGCGATCCTGGTGCTGGCCGTGCTGGTGGCCCTTGCCGTGGTCATCGTCTTCCAGTGGACGAACCTGGTCTACCAGGAGACGCTGGCCGAGGCGACGACCCTTTCGGGCTACCCGGCGCTCCGCGAGTACGAGGCGGCCGCCGCCGCGAAACTGACGCAGTATGAGGTGATCGACGCCGGGGCGGGGGTCTACCGCATTCCCATCGACCGGGCCATGGAGCTGGTCGTTCGGGAGGCCCGCGGGCGGCAGCTCGCCTACACGCCCGAGCTCATGCTGCTGCCGCAACCCTGA
- the nrfD gene encoding NrfD/PsrC family molybdoenzyme membrane anchor subunit: MSVSTATTAKTVAHAGDGYHDDPPLVAGNLSFHEVTEMVAVHTEKKTPLAWYGAFSLANIGLMILLLSVAYLFWNGVGVWGLNNPVGWGYAIVNFVFWVGIGHAGTLISAILYLFRQQWRTAINRSAEAMTLFAVICALLFPTIHVGRVWAIYWTLPIPNQMEMWPQFKSPLLWDVFAVSVYFTVSLVFWYVGLIPDLATLRDRTPATKKLRQKVLAFFSLGWSGANRHWRNYEKAYLLLAALATPLVLSVHSVVSFDFAVSIIPGWHTTIFPPYFVAGAIFSGFGMVMTLMVIARKVYNMENIITINHLEKMNIIILLTGTMVGFAYITEFFIAWYSGVPYEQYAFINRATGPYAWAYWIMMSCNLLFPQFFWIKKLRRNVAFMFVVSIFVNIGMWFERFVIVVTSLHRDYLPSSWDYYVPTVVDVATFIGSFGLFFTLFLIFLRFVPMVAIAEVKMVMPQADPHFYEHGGDGHGAAHEVKAGKHTGKA, translated from the coding sequence ATGTCTGTGAGCACGGCAACTACAGCGAAGACCGTCGCCCATGCCGGCGACGGGTATCATGACGACCCGCCCCTCGTGGCCGGCAACCTGTCGTTCCACGAGGTCACCGAGATGGTGGCGGTGCACACGGAGAAGAAGACGCCGCTGGCCTGGTACGGCGCCTTCTCCCTCGCCAACATCGGGTTGATGATCCTGCTGCTCTCGGTCGCCTACCTGTTCTGGAACGGCGTCGGCGTCTGGGGGCTGAACAACCCGGTGGGCTGGGGCTACGCCATCGTCAACTTCGTCTTCTGGGTCGGTATCGGTCACGCCGGGACGCTCATCTCGGCCATCCTCTACCTGTTCCGGCAGCAGTGGCGCACGGCCATCAACCGCTCGGCCGAGGCCATGACCCTCTTCGCCGTCATCTGCGCCCTGCTCTTCCCGACGATCCACGTCGGGCGCGTCTGGGCCATCTACTGGACGCTGCCCATCCCGAACCAGATGGAGATGTGGCCCCAGTTCAAGAGCCCGCTGCTCTGGGACGTGTTCGCCGTCTCGGTCTATTTCACCGTCTCGCTCGTCTTCTGGTACGTGGGGCTCATCCCGGACCTGGCCACACTGCGCGACCGCACGCCCGCGACGAAGAAGCTCCGGCAGAAGGTGCTCGCCTTCTTCTCGCTCGGCTGGAGCGGCGCCAACCGGCACTGGCGCAACTACGAGAAGGCCTACCTGCTGCTGGCCGCCCTGGCCACGCCGCTGGTGCTCTCGGTGCACTCGGTCGTGTCGTTCGACTTCGCCGTCTCCATCATCCCGGGCTGGCACACCACCATCTTCCCGCCCTACTTCGTCGCCGGGGCCATCTTCTCCGGCTTCGGCATGGTGATGACGCTCATGGTGATCGCCCGCAAGGTCTACAACATGGAGAACATCATCACCATCAACCACCTGGAGAAGATGAACATCATCATCTTGCTCACGGGGACGATGGTGGGCTTTGCCTACATCACCGAGTTTTTCATCGCCTGGTATTCGGGTGTGCCCTACGAGCAGTACGCCTTCATCAACCGCGCCACCGGTCCCTATGCCTGGGCCTACTGGATCATGATGTCGTGCAACCTGCTCTTCCCGCAGTTCTTCTGGATCAAGAAGCTGCGCCGCAATGTGGCCTTCATGTTCGTCGTCTCGATCTTCGTCAACATCGGGATGTGGTTCGAGCGCTTCGTGATCGTCGTGACCTCACTCCACCGCGACTATCTGCCCTCGTCGTGGGACTACTACGTCCCGACGGTCGTCGACGTGGCCACGTTCATCGGGTCGTTCGGCCTGTTCTTCACCCTGTTCCTGATCTTCCTCCGCTTCGTGCCGATGGTGGCCATCGCCGAGGTGAAGATGGTCATGCCGCAGGCCGACCCGCACTTTTACGAGCACGGCGGCGACGGGCACGGCGCCGCCCACGAGGTGAAGGCCGGAAAGCATACAGGAAAAGCGTAG
- a CDS encoding cytochrome C oxidase subunit IV family protein, with product MSDVVHHGHHHIVPKKVLLAVFGALIFLTVITVLTARLDLGALNVPVALAIAGTKAALVVAYFMALKYDNRVNLVVMLLGIIFVVIFLTFTLFDTAYRGDLSNVDPQTIADQQRQAERLLAAAGGGGAATGTMTGEDETARADTVDAVALLNQYMCTSCHAIDSPAAMVGPSLYDVGSRLSEEEIRQSIMEPDAVVAEGYAAGVMGATLNANGFYDNVTPEELDALVAYLAARTGN from the coding sequence ATGTCCGACGTCGTCCACCACGGTCATCATCACATCGTCCCAAAGAAGGTGCTCCTGGCCGTCTTCGGGGCGCTGATCTTCCTGACCGTCATCACCGTCCTCACGGCTCGCTTGGATCTGGGCGCGCTGAACGTGCCGGTGGCCCTGGCCATCGCGGGGACGAAGGCCGCCCTCGTGGTGGCCTACTTCATGGCGCTCAAGTACGACAACCGGGTCAACCTGGTGGTGATGCTGCTCGGCATCATCTTCGTGGTCATCTTCCTGACCTTCACCCTGTTCGACACGGCCTACCGGGGCGACCTGAGCAACGTGGACCCGCAGACGATCGCCGATCAGCAACGGCAGGCCGAACGGCTCCTGGCGGCGGCCGGCGGCGGCGGTGCGGCGACGGGGACGATGACCGGTGAGGACGAGACGGCCCGGGCCGATACCGTCGATGCCGTCGCCCTGCTGAACCAGTACATGTGCACCTCCTGCCACGCCATCGACAGCCCGGCGGCGATGGTGGGGCCAAGTCTCTACGACGTGGGGAGCCGCCTGAGCGAGGAAGAGATCCGCCAGTCCATCATGGAGCCGGATGCCGTCGTGGCCGAAGGGTATGCCGCCGGGGTCATGGGGGCCACGCTCAACGCCAACGGCTTCTACGACAACGTGACGCCGGAAGAGTTGGACGCCCTCGTCGCCTACCTCGCCGCGCGGACGGGCAACTGA
- a CDS encoding c-type cytochrome, translating into MKSLATLRLHAALGLVLAGFVLAGCRGTISEKPPIHINPNMDFQERFEAQEANAFFADGRAMRPPVPGTVARGFLREDSRFYEGREADGTLVTVMPVPITRELVLRGRARYNIYCAPCHGLAGDGQGPISTGGYGMVPAPTFHTDYLRTVADGYFFDAITNGIRTMPSYAAQIPVADRWAITAYLRALQRSQHAAEGDVPQDVLTRLRQRP; encoded by the coding sequence ATGAAAAGCCTTGCGACGCTGCGTCTACACGCGGCCCTCGGTCTGGTGCTCGCCGGCTTCGTGCTGGCCGGCTGCCGCGGGACGATCTCGGAAAAACCGCCGATCCACATCAACCCGAACATGGACTTCCAGGAGCGGTTCGAGGCCCAGGAAGCCAATGCCTTCTTCGCGGACGGCCGGGCCATGCGGCCACCGGTGCCGGGCACCGTGGCGCGCGGGTTCCTGCGCGAGGACAGCCGTTTCTACGAAGGCCGCGAGGCCGACGGAACCCTGGTGACGGTGATGCCCGTGCCTATCACGCGTGAGCTGGTGCTGCGCGGGCGCGCCCGCTACAACATCTACTGTGCGCCGTGTCACGGCCTGGCCGGAGACGGCCAGGGGCCGATCTCGACGGGCGGCTACGGCATGGTGCCGGCGCCCACCTTCCACACCGACTACCTGCGCACCGTGGCCGACGGCTACTTCTTCGATGCGATCACCAACGGCATCCGGACCATGCCGAGCTATGCCGCCCAGATCCCCGTGGCCGACCGCTGGGCCATCACGGCCTACCTCCGTGCCCTGCAGCGCAGCCAGCATGCGGCCGAGGGCGACGTGCCCCAGGACGTGCTCACCCGCCTCCGGCAACGACCCTGA
- a CDS encoding SCO family protein gives MMDVRRIVWAWVLCGWVVLAAPAAAQRAGDLPPAFEGVGIEERLGEHVPAGLTFLDETGAEVRLGDYLGGERPVALNLVYFDCPMLCSLVLDRFTQTLRQMTWTPGEQFEVLTVSFAAGETPDLAARAKARYLSALGRPEAARGWHFLTGTEENIRALAAAVGFSFKWVEEAGEYAHPTALILLGGDGKITRYLHGMDYPAADVRKALVEASEGKVGTTLDRVLLYCFRYDPEANSYVPHAVNLMKLGGLLTVVVLALMLFVFWRRERARLHQAEAGGPGEHAYVR, from the coding sequence ATGATGGATGTTCGACGCATAGTGTGGGCCTGGGTCCTGTGCGGCTGGGTGGTGCTGGCCGCTCCGGCCGCCGCGCAGCGGGCCGGCGACCTGCCGCCGGCCTTCGAAGGCGTCGGCATCGAGGAACGCCTGGGCGAACACGTCCCCGCCGGCCTCACCTTCCTCGACGAGACCGGCGCCGAAGTACGGCTGGGCGACTACCTGGGCGGTGAGCGGCCCGTGGCCCTGAACCTGGTCTACTTCGACTGCCCGATGCTCTGCAGCCTCGTGCTCGACCGCTTTACGCAGACCCTGAGGCAGATGACGTGGACGCCGGGCGAGCAGTTCGAAGTGCTCACGGTCAGCTTTGCCGCCGGCGAGACGCCGGACCTGGCCGCCCGGGCGAAGGCGCGTTACCTCTCGGCGCTGGGCCGGCCGGAAGCCGCCCGCGGGTGGCACTTCCTCACCGGCACCGAGGAGAACATCCGGGCCCTGGCCGCCGCCGTCGGCTTCTCCTTCAAGTGGGTAGAGGAAGCGGGCGAGTATGCCCATCCGACCGCCCTGATCCTGCTCGGCGGTGACGGCAAGATCACCCGCTACCTGCACGGGATGGACTATCCGGCGGCCGACGTGCGCAAGGCGCTCGTCGAGGCCTCCGAAGGGAAGGTGGGCACCACCCTGGACCGGGTGCTGCTCTACTGCTTCCGGTACGATCCGGAAGCCAACTCGTATGTACCACATGCCGTCAACCTGATGAAGCTCGGCGGCCTGCTGACGGTCGTTGTGCTGGCGCTGATGCTGTTCGTCTTCTGGCGACGCGAGCGGGCCCGCCTGCATCAGGCCGAAGCGGGTGGGCCGGGCGAACACGCATACGTCCGATGA
- a CDS encoding cytochrome c oxidase subunit 3 family protein: MASTTATAHADTHREAHHPPHLQHHFVSSEQQFDAAKMGMWLFLITEILLFSGMFVAYTVYRVWHPEVFVRSAELLDWRLGGLNTLVLLASSFTVALGIHYIQNGDRKGLVVNLILTLLFAATFMVVKYFEYTGKFAHGIFPGEHFHPHEGYEQYNIPYAPQFFSIYFVMTGIHGFHVLVGMGIFVWITLRALKGHFSSEYYTPVELSGLYWHLVDIIWIFLFPLLYLI; this comes from the coding sequence ATGGCATCGACGACGGCAACGGCCCACGCGGACACGCACCGGGAAGCGCATCACCCGCCGCACCTGCAGCACCACTTCGTCTCGTCCGAACAGCAGTTTGACGCGGCGAAGATGGGTATGTGGCTCTTCCTGATCACGGAGATCCTGCTCTTCAGCGGGATGTTCGTCGCCTACACGGTCTACCGCGTCTGGCACCCCGAGGTCTTCGTTCGCTCGGCCGAACTGCTCGACTGGCGGCTCGGCGGCCTGAACACGCTCGTGCTGCTGGCCTCCTCCTTCACCGTGGCCCTGGGCATCCACTACATCCAGAACGGCGACCGCAAGGGACTCGTCGTCAACCTGATCCTGACGCTCCTCTTTGCGGCGACGTTCATGGTTGTGAAGTACTTCGAATACACCGGCAAGTTTGCCCACGGCATTTTCCCGGGCGAACACTTCCACCCGCACGAGGGCTACGAGCAGTACAACATCCCCTATGCCCCGCAATTCTTCAGCATCTACTTCGTGATGACGGGCATCCACGGCTTCCACGTCCTGGTGGGCATGGGTATTTTCGTGTGGATCACCCTGCGCGCGCTGAAGGGGCACTTCTCGAGCGAGTACTACACGCCGGTCGAGCTCTCGGGACTCTACTGGCACCTGGTCGACATCATCTGGATCTTCCTTTTCCCGTTGCTCTACCTGATCTAG
- a CDS encoding DUF3341 domain-containing protein: protein MLKELIRQVKASMGIYEPRRDRVYGLLAEFSDPGALLHAAERVRAAGYTHFDAHSPFPIHGMDRAMGLGNSKVGYIALGGGLTGLALATWLQWWTGGVDYPLNISGKPFFAVEPSVPIMFELTILFAALSAVGGMLALNGLPRPYNPLFYAENFARVTDDAFFLHIAASDRHFDLERTKQLLRELGALYVRVIEDHGHAGEEPGPARAVAEHAEA, encoded by the coding sequence ATGTTGAAAGAGCTGATTCGCCAGGTCAAGGCCTCGATGGGGATCTATGAGCCCCGGCGGGACCGGGTCTACGGCCTGCTGGCCGAGTTCTCGGACCCCGGTGCGCTGCTGCACGCCGCCGAGCGGGTACGGGCGGCCGGCTACACCCATTTCGACGCCCACTCTCCCTTCCCGATCCACGGCATGGACCGGGCCATGGGGCTGGGCAACTCGAAGGTCGGCTATATCGCCCTGGGCGGCGGGCTGACCGGCCTGGCCCTGGCGACGTGGCTGCAGTGGTGGACGGGCGGCGTCGACTACCCGCTCAACATCAGCGGCAAGCCGTTCTTCGCCGTCGAGCCGTCCGTGCCCATCATGTTCGAACTGACGATCCTGTTCGCCGCGCTCTCGGCCGTTGGCGGGATGCTGGCGCTCAACGGCCTGCCCCGTCCCTACAACCCGCTGTTCTATGCGGAAAACTTCGCCCGCGTGACGGACGACGCCTTCTTCCTCCACATCGCGGCCAGCGACCGGCACTTCGACCTGGAGCGTACGAAGCAGCTCCTGCGCGAACTCGGCGCCCTCTATGTGCGGGTGATCGAGGACCACGGCCATGCCGGAGAGGAACCCGGTCCGGCCCGCGCCGTCGCCGAACACGCCGAAGCCTGA
- the coxB gene encoding cytochrome c oxidase subunit II — translation MGENGTLWLPEPASTLAPELDGLFYFVYYASLLIFVGVVGAMAYFTFVYRRRRPDELPKPVKDNKVVEMASVVLPTILVLVVFTWGFKTYVKLYTAPPDAYQIQVRARQWSWEFEYPNGSRSFGELHVPVDRPVRLVMNSQDVLHSFFVPAFRVKMDVLPNRYTSVWFQATKQGEFDLFCTEYCGTAHSGMIGKVVAHSEADFQKWLQESQVGDLSPVERGELLYTQQTCNACHSVDGSAGVGPTFQGLFGRERPLEGGGTVLADEDYIRESIVNPAAKVAQGFNPVMPASYASLPAEDIDALVAYIKSLGN, via the coding sequence ATGGGTGAGAACGGAACGCTGTGGCTGCCGGAACCCGCCTCAACGCTCGCTCCGGAGCTGGACGGCCTGTTCTACTTCGTCTACTACGCCAGCCTGCTGATCTTCGTCGGCGTCGTCGGGGCGATGGCCTACTTCACGTTCGTCTATCGTCGCCGCCGGCCCGACGAGCTGCCGAAGCCCGTCAAGGACAACAAGGTCGTGGAGATGGCCTCGGTCGTCCTGCCCACGATCCTCGTGCTGGTGGTCTTCACCTGGGGCTTCAAGACGTACGTGAAGCTGTACACCGCCCCGCCGGATGCCTACCAGATTCAGGTGCGGGCCCGGCAATGGTCCTGGGAATTCGAGTACCCCAACGGCAGCCGCTCCTTCGGGGAGCTGCACGTGCCGGTGGATCGCCCGGTGCGCCTGGTCATGAACAGCCAGGACGTGCTGCACAGCTTCTTCGTCCCCGCCTTCCGCGTCAAGATGGACGTGCTGCCGAACCGGTACACGTCGGTCTGGTTTCAGGCGACGAAGCAGGGCGAGTTCGACCTGTTTTGCACCGAGTATTGCGGCACGGCCCACTCCGGAATGATCGGGAAGGTGGTGGCCCACTCGGAAGCCGACTTCCAGAAGTGGCTTCAGGAATCGCAGGTGGGCGACCTGTCGCCGGTCGAGCGGGGCGAGCTGCTCTACACGCAGCAGACGTGCAACGCCTGCCACAGCGTCGACGGCTCGGCCGGGGTAGGGCCGACGTTCCAGGGACTCTTCGGCCGGGAGCGGCCCCTTGAAGGCGGCGGTACGGTGCTGGCCGACGAGGACTACATCCGCGAGTCCATCGTCAACCCGGCGGCAAAGGTGGCGCAGGGCTTCAACCCGGTCATGCCCGCCAGCTACGCGAGCCTGCCCGCCGAAGACATCGACGCCCTCGTGGCCTACATCAAGAGCCTGGGGAACTGA
- a CDS encoding DoxX family protein: MIVDRYRKLLRWQWRHNTIATDLVRIFLGVALLVRGVLFLLDPIRLSVLVEEPGLGWFVHYVTWAHIFGGALLAAGLFTRIAALIQLPILVGAVALVHLREGLLSPTQSLELATLVLFLLCVLLVFGPGRFSLDYYFWGRNIEPGPPVEKGGSPAPAVG; encoded by the coding sequence ATGATCGTCGACCGTTATCGAAAGCTGTTGCGCTGGCAGTGGCGGCACAACACCATTGCCACCGACCTGGTGCGTATCTTTCTGGGGGTGGCCCTGCTGGTGCGGGGCGTGCTCTTCCTCCTCGACCCGATCCGCCTGTCGGTGCTGGTGGAGGAGCCGGGGCTCGGCTGGTTCGTGCATTACGTCACCTGGGCCCACATCTTCGGGGGAGCGTTGCTGGCGGCGGGGCTCTTCACCCGCATCGCCGCGCTGATCCAGTTGCCCATCCTGGTCGGCGCCGTGGCGCTGGTGCACCTGCGTGAGGGCTTGCTCTCGCCGACGCAGTCGCTCGAACTGGCGACGCTCGTGCTTTTCCTGCTCTGCGTGCTGCTGGTTTTCGGGCCGGGACGCTTCTCTCTCGATTACTATTTCTGGGGACGCAACATCGAGCCGGGGCCGCCGGTGGAGAAGGGGGGCTCCCCGGCGCCGGCGGTGGGGTAG
- the ctaD gene encoding cytochrome c oxidase subunit I, which yields MSNIATPATATGSVHHGAGHNYLNHAKSLKSWLLTLDHKRIGLMYLVTVSLAFLAGGILALLVRAELIAPGQTIMDAQTYNQIFSLHGIIMVFAFIIPSIPAVMGNFALPMHLGAKDVAFPRLNLASYYIYVLGIAIALAAMLVGNVDTGWTFYTPYSKSVGDSVLLLTFGVFVAGFSSILTGLNFIVTVHKMRAPGLTWNRLPLFVWSIYATSIVQVLATPVIGITMLLLFLERLMGIGIFDPALGGDPVLFQHFFWFYSHPAVYIMILPAFGVISELMATFSRRPVMGYKFVALSSVAIAFLGFLVWGHHMFVSGQSAVSSIIFSLLTYLIGIPTGIKVINWVGTMYKGSVWLRTPMLYALAFLFLFSIGGFTGIMLGVLAVDVHLHDTYFVVAHFHYVMMGGTVIAALGGLHYWWPKMTGKMYNETLGRIGVGLIFVGFNLTFFTQFILGSQGMPRRYYDYLPEFASLHALSTYGSWILAAGLFLVAAYLIASLFRGEKAPANPWGAATLEWTNATSPPDPHNFVRTPIVTRGPYDYHLARELFGNGAGDGDGAAPVPEVRDTTHQSS from the coding sequence ATGAGCAACATCGCGACACCGGCCACGGCGACGGGTTCGGTGCACCACGGCGCCGGACACAACTACCTGAACCACGCGAAGAGCCTCAAGTCGTGGCTGCTGACGCTCGACCACAAGCGCATCGGCCTGATGTACCTGGTGACGGTGTCGCTGGCCTTCCTGGCCGGCGGCATCCTGGCGCTGCTCGTGCGGGCCGAGCTGATCGCGCCGGGGCAGACGATCATGGATGCGCAGACCTACAACCAGATCTTCTCGCTCCACGGCATCATCATGGTCTTCGCCTTCATCATCCCGTCGATTCCGGCGGTGATGGGCAACTTCGCGCTGCCGATGCATCTGGGGGCCAAGGACGTGGCCTTCCCCCGGCTGAACCTGGCCAGCTACTACATCTACGTGCTTGGCATCGCCATCGCCCTGGCGGCCATGCTCGTGGGCAACGTGGACACAGGCTGGACCTTCTACACGCCCTACTCGAAAAGCGTCGGCGACTCGGTGCTGCTGCTGACCTTCGGCGTCTTCGTGGCGGGCTTCTCGTCCATCCTGACGGGGCTCAACTTCATCGTGACGGTGCACAAGATGCGGGCGCCGGGGCTGACGTGGAACCGCCTGCCGCTCTTCGTCTGGTCGATCTATGCCACGAGCATCGTGCAGGTGCTGGCCACGCCGGTGATCGGGATCACGATGCTGCTGCTGTTCCTGGAGCGGCTCATGGGCATCGGCATCTTCGACCCGGCCCTGGGCGGGGACCCGGTGCTGTTCCAGCACTTCTTCTGGTTCTATTCGCACCCGGCCGTCTACATCATGATCCTGCCCGCCTTCGGCGTGATCTCGGAGTTGATGGCGACCTTCTCGCGCCGGCCCGTGATGGGGTACAAGTTCGTGGCGCTCTCGTCGGTGGCCATCGCGTTCCTGGGCTTCCTGGTCTGGGGCCACCACATGTTCGTCTCCGGGCAGTCGGCCGTCTCGTCGATCATCTTCTCGCTGCTGACCTACCTGATCGGCATCCCCACAGGCATCAAGGTGATCAACTGGGTGGGGACAATGTACAAGGGGTCGGTCTGGCTCCGCACGCCGATGCTCTACGCGCTGGCTTTTCTGTTCCTGTTCTCCATCGGCGGCTTCACGGGCATCATGCTGGGCGTGCTGGCCGTGGACGTGCACCTGCACGACACCTACTTCGTCGTGGCCCACTTCCATTATGTGATGATGGGCGGCACCGTCATCGCCGCGCTGGGCGGGCTGCACTACTGGTGGCCCAAGATGACAGGCAAGATGTACAACGAGACGCTGGGCCGGATCGGCGTCGGGCTGATCTTCGTCGGGTTCAACCTGACCTTCTTCACCCAGTTCATCCTGGGGAGCCAGGGGATGCCGCGCCGCTACTATGACTACCTGCCCGAGTTCGCGTCGCTGCATGCGCTCTCGACCTACGGGTCGTGGATCCTGGCGGCGGGCCTGTTCCTGGTGGCCGCCTACCTGATCGCGTCGCTCTTCCGGGGCGAGAAGGCGCCGGCCAACCCCTGGGGCGCGGCCACACTCGAATGGACGAACGCCACCTCGCCGCCGGACCCGCACAACTTCGTCCGCACGCCCATCGTTACCCGGGGGCCGTACGATTACCACCTGGCCCGCGAGCTCTTCGGCAACGGTGCCGGCGACGGCGACGGAGCCGCCCCCGTACCCGAGGTGCGCGACACCACCCACCAGTCTTCGTAA
- a CDS encoding DoxX family protein, producing the protein MKTILNLFEWRETHENYGLDFIRIFLGIALFVRGYLFMTNQTLLQDFIEESGLLLGGTIIHYITLAHLYGGFIMALGLMTRIAALVQIPVLIGAVYVHLTEGLLAQGQSLELSVLVLFLLLIIFVYGPGRLSLDYYFFKWQPAALPELDERAREEARTARTRLIEAARARAEQEHAVPHPMPDTGVAVLEQPRTRTATAPTRIDPEILEALEAAERLKMAIKYGGIFLFAFILLASMILMDAVPIFERGLAFEEFAVVAGTVLFIFGLFFFFYRSAFSDRRAGRGGNR; encoded by the coding sequence ATGAAAACCATCCTGAACCTCTTCGAGTGGCGGGAAACCCACGAAAACTACGGCCTGGACTTCATCCGCATTTTTCTGGGCATCGCGCTCTTCGTCCGCGGCTACCTGTTCATGACCAACCAGACGCTCCTGCAGGACTTCATCGAGGAGAGCGGGCTGTTGCTCGGAGGCACCATCATCCATTACATCACGCTGGCCCATCTCTACGGGGGCTTCATCATGGCCCTGGGCCTGATGACCCGCATCGCGGCGCTGGTTCAGATCCCCGTGCTCATCGGCGCCGTCTACGTTCACCTGACGGAGGGGCTGCTGGCCCAGGGGCAGTCGCTCGAGCTCTCGGTTCTCGTGCTCTTCCTCCTGCTGATCATCTTCGTCTACGGTCCCGGCCGCCTCTCCCTCGACTACTATTTCTTCAAGTGGCAGCCGGCCGCCCTGCCGGAACTCGATGAACGGGCGCGCGAGGAGGCCCGTACGGCCCGGACCCGGCTGATCGAAGCGGCACGGGCACGGGCCGAGCAGGAGCATGCGGTCCCCCACCCGATGCCGGACACCGGCGTGGCCGTGCTGGAGCAGCCCCGCACACGCACCGCGACGGCCCCCACCCGGATCGACCCGGAAATCCTCGAAGCCCTCGAGGCGGCCGAACGGCTCAAGATGGCCATCAAATACGGCGGCATCTTCCTCTTCGCCTTCATCCTGCTCGCCTCCATGATCCTGATGGACGCCGTGCCCATCTTCGAGCGCGGACTGGCGTTCGAGGAATTCGCCGTGGTCGCCGGCACGGTGCTCTTTATCTTCGGGCTGTTCTTCTTCTTCTACCGGAGTGCCTTCTCCGACCGGCGGGCGGGCCGGGGCGGCAACCGCTGA